The DNA region TCACTTGTGGACTTGGACCAACCCACTTCAATCCAACAGCTTCAACCATCTCAACAAACAATTCGTTTTCAGCTAAAAAACCATAGCCGGGATGAATAGCCTCAGCACCAGTTAACAGTGCCGCACTCAAGATATTTTTCATATTTAAATAACTATCTTTTGCACGTGGTCCACCAATCGCAATTTTTTCATCTGCTAACTTGACATGCAAACTATCTTTATCGGCAGTTGAATAAACTGCAACTGACTGAATGCCCATTTCTTTCAGCGTTCGAATAATCCGAACTGCTATTTCACCACGATTTGCAACTAATACTTTTTTGAACAATTTAATCACCAATAATAAACGTCAAGTCAGCAGTCGTTACCTTCTTATCGCCAACATATGCAACGCCCTTCCCTTGACCAATTGGCCCACGCATACGGTCCAGGGTCACTTCTAATCGCAGCTGATCACCTGGTCGAACCATTTGCCGATAACGCGCTTTCTTAATTCCCCCAAAATAAGCAGTTTTCCCTTTAAATTCAGGCATTGACAATAACGCAACTGCACCAGTTTGCGCCAGCGCCTCCACGGTTAAAGCACCAGGAAATGTGGGGTTATTTGGAAAATGACCTAAAAACACTTCTTCATTAATCGAAATATTCTTCTTTGCAACACATTTCACGCCCGGTTCAAGTTCTTCGACCGTGTCCAATAAGAGCATTGGATAACGATGCGGCAAAATTGCCATTATATCAGTTGTGTTTAAAATTGTCATCTCACCACGACCTACCCTTCTTCTGTGACCAAAAACAATGGCTTGTCAAAATCTACCACTTCTTCTTCTTCGACTAAAATTTCAGTAATCACGCCCGACACTTCAGACTTAACTGGCGTCATTAACTTCATCGCCTCAATAATGGCAACTTGCTCACCAACTGCCACGTGATCCCCAACTTGTTTAAATGCTGCGGCATCGGGCTTAGCTTTTAAGTAAACCGTCCCAACTAGTGGTGCCTTAATGGCGCTTGTTGGTTTTGCAGGTTTGTCCATTGGATTGACTTTCACTTCATCAGATACAGGGTCTACTGTTGGTTCACTAGTTAACCCAGTGGACATTGCCGCTAATTGTTCATTTTTACTCAAATGAAGGTGAAAATCACCATCATCGATACGCAACTCTCGCAATGATGATTGTTCCAATTCCGCCATTAATTGACGAATCTCTGAAAAATCCAAGCTCATTTTAATTCTCCCATTTTTTAAAGATTATCGCGGCGTTATGCCCACCAAATCCATAATTCGCACTCAAAACATATTTTGGATCGACTTGCTTATTTTCAGCATCAACTAATAATGCGTCCATAGTATCCGGATCTTGGTTTGTTAAGCCAACATTTTCAGGCAAATAATGCTTCTCAAAGGCGCCAATTGCAGCAATGGCTTCAATCGCACCCGCTGCGCCCAAAAGATGACCAGTCATACCTTTTGTCGAAGACGTCAATACGCCCCGCGGTCCAAAGGTCAATGCTAAAGCCTTTGCTTCGGCTGCATCGTTTGCGCCGGTTGCCGTTCCATGCGCATTTACGTAATCAATATCTGCTGGTTCTAATTGCGCATCATCAATCGCTAATTGCATCGCACCCGCTGGACCAGAACCGTCTGGTGTTGGACTCGTTAGATGATACGCGTCAGAATTCGCACCATATCCAACGACCTCAGCAATAATCTTTGCACCGCGTGCTGTTGCATGCGCCAAAGATTCTAAGATTAGAACACCAGCCCCTTCACCCATTACAAAGCCATGCCGATTAACATCAAACGGTGTCGATGCTTGTAATGGATCTGTTGCCGTTGATAAAGCTGTTAATGCCGCGAATCCAGCAATCCCAATTTCATTAATGGTACCTTCAGTCCCACCTGTAATCATCATATCATTTAAACCATGTTTAATTCTTAAATATGATTCACCGATGGCATTTGTTGCAGATGCACACGCTGTTGAAATTGTATAATTGACTCCCTGTGCGCCATATCGAAGTGACACATTACCTGAGGCCATATTTGGAATGCCATTGGGCACGAATAGTGGGCTAACACGCTGTGGCCCTTTTTGATTCATTTTAATGACATTATCTTGAATTGTTGTTAAACCACCGATACCATTACCTAAGACCACACCAACTCTTGCTGGATTTTTAAACCCATCTTTTAATCCTGCTTGTTCAAGCGCTTCACCTGCCGCATGAACACCATATTGCGCAAAAATATCCATTTTCCGAGCTTCACGTTTCCCCACACGCTCAGCTGGATCATACCCTTTCACTTCACCAGCGACCGTAATGCCCGTTTCACTGGCGTCAAAGTGTGTGATTGGTGCAATCCCAACTTGATTAGAATAGATGCCGTCCAAAAAGTCTTGTACATTATTGCCAAGTGGTGTAATCGCACCCATACCTGTAATTACGACTCGTGTCATATCTATCTCCATTTCATTATACGTTATTCATAGGCTTATTCAGTTGCAATATTTCTGATTCATCTGTTAAATATACAAACCACCATCAACAGTTATTGTTTGTCCAGTAATATAATCATTTCGAGTTAAGAAAAGAACTGTTTGTGCGATTTCATCCACATGGCCATAGCGTTTTAATGGAATATTTGTCAAAATTGTCTCACGTTGCGCCTCCGATAATGCGTTTGTCATATCAGATTCAATCATACCTGGCGCAATCGCATTCACTCGAATGCCTTTTGTCGCCCCTTCACGAGCCAACGACTTGGTCAAGCCAATAATACCAGCCTTTGAAGCCGCATAATTAGCTTGGCCAATATTGCCCATCAACCCAATAATTGAACTTAAATTAATAATGACGCCTTGTTTCTTTTTACGCATTTGTTTGAAGACTGGTTGTGTGACATTAAAAGTACCATTTAAATTCACATTAATGACCTGAGCAAAATCTTCTGAACGCATTGTTGCCGGTTTATCATTGGTCATACCAGCATTGTTAATTAAAATATCTATTTGTGTGCCTTGTTGATAGAGGTTGTTTATCTCATTTTGAATCAATTCAGCGTTTGAAATGTCACCTGTAATATATGGCATATCCTTTGAGAATTGGGCTAAAATTTCTGCCGATGGTATTTGGCGACCATGCAAGATAACTTTTGCCCCTGCTAAATCAAAGGCTTTAGCAATTGCCAACCCAATTCCTCGGACTGATCCAGTAATTAAAACTGTTTTTCCTTCAATTTCCATGCCTATTTCCCCTCCGTTAACAACAATGTTCGCACTTGTTGAAATGAGACTAAGTCATTGACTGCATATCGCTTAATTTCTTTCCCAACAACTTTTTTCGCAAATTTGCTCAAAGTATCACTGGGGCCCAGTTCAATCAATGTATCAACACCTTGATCAATCATCGCCTGTAAAGCTTGTGCAAAATACGTTGGATGGGTCATCTGTTTTTCTAGCGTTGGCAAGACTCCTGAAAACGGTTGTCCTGTAGTATTTGAAAATACAATCTTGTCAGAAGCCATAACTTTCTCATGGCTTAATCTTTGTTTTAATTTTTCAGCTGCTGTTGCTAGGAGTGGCGTATGAAATGCGCCGGCAACCGGCAACTCGACCATTCGTGAAATTCCTAATTGAGACAGTTGTTCAACTGCTACATCTACATCTGTAGCCACACCACCAATTACCAATTGACTAAATGTATTAAAATTTGCTGGATAAACGCGCTTACCTTGTGCTTGAAGTTGAGTTAACAGGTTAACAATCTGGGACTGATTATCACTCATCACAGCAACCATTTTGCCAGGTTGGGTCTCACCAGCATCTTGCATATAGCGGCCACGATCGGCCAAAATGGCAACTGACTGTTCAAAATTAAAAATTTGTGCCGCTGTTAACGCTGAATATTCGCCCAAACTCAGTCCCAAAAGGTAGTTTGGCTGCGAAAGCCCTTCAAAAAGTGCTTGATAAATACCGACACTCATCGTCATAATTGCGGGTTGTGCGAAAGCCGTTTGCTGAATGCGATTCGCATTGCCACATACATCAGCCATTAAATCATAGCCCAGAACTTGATTTGCACGCTGAACATATGCTTGATAAACAGGTAAATTGTCAAACAAATCTTGTCCCATACCAACTGTCTGTGCGCCCTGCCCACTCATTAAAATCCCAATTTTCACAGTCTTATTCCCTTACTTTCGATTTAATAATGACTCAGCCTGTGTCCATATATCGGCCATCACTTCAGCAACTGGTTTGATTTCATGAATCATTCCGGCAATTTGACCAGCCATAAAGGCACCGTTATCTTTATCACCATCAACGACAGCATTTCGAAGTGTCCCATTTTCTAATTCTTCACGTTGCTCAGGTGTTAATGCTGGCTGTGAAATTAATTCTCGTTCTTTTTTGACAAAGTTTTTTGACATTTTAGTTTTTAAAACTCTGGCCCGATTGCCAATCAATTCACCCGTTACAATTGTATCGACGTCTTTTGCTTTTAAGACCGCATTTTTGAAATTATCATGAATTTCTGATTCATTGGTTGCTAGGAAACGAGTCCCCATTTGCACACCGTTTGCACCCAACATATAAGCTGCTGCAACACCACGGCCATCCGCCATACCACCAGCTGCAATAACTGGAATCGATACAGCGTCCACGACTTGAGGCACTAGCGTCATAGTGGTCAAGCTTCCGATGTGCCCACCAGATTCCATTCCTTCTGCAACCACGGCGTCAACACCTTTTTTTTCCATCATTCGGGCCATAGCAACTGAGGGAACAACAGGAATGACAATAATATCATGTGCATGTAATTCATCGATAAAAGGCGACGGATCACCCGCTCCTGTGGCCACAACCTTGACACCTTCTTCGATGATGACATCAAATACTTCCCGAATATGCCACGACATAAGCATCACATTGACACCAAATGGCTTATCAGTAATTTCACGCGCCCGATGAATCTCACGACGAACATCCTCTGCATGCCAATAGCCCGTACCAATGATACCAAGCCCACCAGCTTCCGATACTGCGCCGGCTAAAGCACCAGTTCCGGCCCACGCCATCCCGCCTTGAATAATAGGATACTTCATCCCTAACTTCTCAAACAACGGATTCGTTAAATTCACGCTCATATACCTTTTTCCTTTTCTTCATTTCAACCCATGTCATATTGATAAGATGCTTTCATGACACATTTTATGTTTTACTGGCACAACATATGTCATGAAGTCACCTTATCCAGGGACTTTATTTATCATTTAT from Weissella diestrammenae includes:
- the fabZ gene encoding 3-hydroxyacyl-ACP dehydratase FabZ; translated protein: MTILNTTDIMAILPHRYPMLLLDTVEELEPGVKCVAKKNISINEEVFLGHFPNNPTFPGALTVEALAQTGAVALLSMPEFKGKTAYFGGIKKARYRQMVRPGDQLRLEVTLDRMRGPIGQGKGVAYVGDKKVTTADLTFIIGD
- a CDS encoding 3-oxoacyl-ACP reductase family protein gives rise to the protein MEIEGKTVLITGSVRGIGLAIAKAFDLAGAKVILHGRQIPSAEILAQFSKDMPYITGDISNAELIQNEINNLYQQGTQIDILINNAGMTNDKPATMRSEDFAQVINVNLNGTFNVTQPVFKQMRKKKQGVIINLSSIIGLMGNIGQANYAASKAGIIGLTKSLAREGATKGIRVNAIAPGMIESDMTNALSEAQRETILTNIPLKRYGHVDEIAQTVLFLTRNDYITGQTITVDGGLYI
- a CDS encoding ACP S-malonyltransferase, producing MKIGILMSGQGAQTVGMGQDLFDNLPVYQAYVQRANQVLGYDLMADVCGNANRIQQTAFAQPAIMTMSVGIYQALFEGLSQPNYLLGLSLGEYSALTAAQIFNFEQSVAILADRGRYMQDAGETQPGKMVAVMSDNQSQIVNLLTQLQAQGKRVYPANFNTFSQLVIGGVATDVDVAVEQLSQLGISRMVELPVAGAFHTPLLATAAEKLKQRLSHEKVMASDKIVFSNTTGQPFSGVLPTLEKQMTHPTYFAQALQAMIDQGVDTLIELGPSDTLSKFAKKVVGKEIKRYAVNDLVSFQQVRTLLLTEGK
- a CDS encoding nitronate monooxygenase; translation: MSVNLTNPLFEKLGMKYPIIQGGMAWAGTGALAGAVSEAGGLGIIGTGYWHAEDVRREIHRAREITDKPFGVNVMLMSWHIREVFDVIIEEGVKVVATGAGDPSPFIDELHAHDIIVIPVVPSVAMARMMEKKGVDAVVAEGMESGGHIGSLTTMTLVPQVVDAVSIPVIAAGGMADGRGVAAAYMLGANGVQMGTRFLATNESEIHDNFKNAVLKAKDVDTIVTGELIGNRARVLKTKMSKNFVKKERELISQPALTPEQREELENGTLRNAVVDGDKDNGAFMAGQIAGMIHEIKPVAEVMADIWTQAESLLNRK
- the fabF gene encoding beta-ketoacyl-ACP synthase II, which encodes MTRVVITGMGAITPLGNNVQDFLDGIYSNQVGIAPITHFDASETGITVAGEVKGYDPAERVGKREARKMDIFAQYGVHAAGEALEQAGLKDGFKNPARVGVVLGNGIGGLTTIQDNVIKMNQKGPQRVSPLFVPNGIPNMASGNVSLRYGAQGVNYTISTACASATNAIGESYLRIKHGLNDMMITGGTEGTINEIGIAGFAALTALSTATDPLQASTPFDVNRHGFVMGEGAGVLILESLAHATARGAKIIAEVVGYGANSDAYHLTSPTPDGSGPAGAMQLAIDDAQLEPADIDYVNAHGTATGANDAAEAKALALTFGPRGVLTSSTKGMTGHLLGAAGAIEAIAAIGAFEKHYLPENVGLTNQDPDTMDALLVDAENKQVDPKYVLSANYGFGGHNAAIIFKKWEN
- a CDS encoding acetyl-CoA carboxylase biotin carboxyl carrier protein, with the translated sequence MSLDFSEIRQLMAELEQSSLRELRIDDGDFHLHLSKNEQLAAMSTGLTSEPTVDPVSDEVKVNPMDKPAKPTSAIKAPLVGTVYLKAKPDAAAFKQVGDHVAVGEQVAIIEAMKLMTPVKSEVSGVITEILVEEEEVVDFDKPLFLVTEEG